CATTATCTGATAATTTTGGGCTGGCGTTCTTTTCGCCTCCTGAACTCGTTACGGAAGCTGGTCTTGGGAAAAAAATGTCAATTATTGCTCCGTGGGGATTTGGTTTGTGGGAGCGAACCACCGGGGAAGACACATCTCTGGTTTTCCTGAACTCCGATACCGTGAGCAGTCCCGGTTCAAACAGCGATCCTGAGATGTCTACGTATGCCCGTGTCGAAAATTATTCCAATATCAGGGGCTTCGCTGTTTTTCAAAGCAGTCGTACGGGCCGTTCCCACATCTACTCCAGATCTTATCTTTATTTTTTAGGTGCCGTTGAAATGCCGCGGCATCCAGTCTCGAGTTTTGATCTCCGTCAGAATTATCCCAATCCCTTTAATCCGGCGACCACCATCAGCTATCGGCTCTCAGCTGTCAGCCAAGTGAATCTGAAAGTCTACGATGTGCTTGGCAGACTTGTACGATCGCTTGTGAATGAAAGGCAATCGCCGGGTGAACACTCCGCGATATTTGACGCCCGTTCGCTTGCCAGTGGGATTTACTTCTTCAGGTTGGAAGTATCTCCTCTTTCCAGTTCCCCCGGAATGGCGGTGAGTACAAGGAAAGCGCTGCTGCTGAAATGAATTAGCTTGCTGAGAAAATTATAGTTTCCCGAAAATCTTCATGAAAAATCTGTGTATGTTGTGGAATCCGTTTACGGGCTGAGCGTACATAAGAATACATTTGCCGGCAACGACATTCAGTCCGAGCAGCTTGCCGAGTGTCGCGCTCTCGACGGTTTCCGATCCCTGTTGAAGCCAGACATTCATCATGCCTGATCGTGCGGCTTCACGGAGAACGGGCTCCACTTTTTCGGGCGATATGCAGATGACAATGCCGTCGATCTTTCCCCGAAGCGCGGAAATGTTTGGATAACATGCCTCTCCGTTAAGATCTTTTAGACAAGGATTCACACCGATAACTTCGTAACCGCGCTCCTTGAGCCCCCGATAAATTGAGTTTCCGAACTTCTTCGGTTCACGGGAAACCCCGACAACCGCAATTCGCTTTGAGTTCAGAAATTCCCTTATAGCCTCTTTCATTATCCCTCCTGGCAATTTTTTTGGTTGCGAAGACTGATGATTGGGAGGAGTCCGGGACTCGCCTTCCGACTATCATCAACACGACCTGAGAGATATTAAACACCGAAGCGGACGAAAACAAGATGGTGCGATTGACATGCCCCTAAAAACTGGTCCAATGTCATATTAGTAACTGACGATGAGGCGGTGCTCCCCATCTTTGATCCAAATTGAATAAGAACAAATTCGTGATTAATGTCAAGCGGATACGGTCCTTTGTCGTTCGATTTGGTTGATGAATTCCTCTGGTGTCTGGTAGTTCAGTGCACTGTGGGGTCGCTCGGAGTTGTATTCAATTCTCCATGCTTCGATCTTCTGGCGTGCATCATCCAGAGAAAGGAACCAGTGTTCGTTCAAACATTCCTGACGGAAGCGTGAGTTGAATGCTTCAATGAATGCGTTGTCGCTCGGTGTTCCCGGTCTGCTGAAATCCAGCTCCACCTTATTCCAGTATGCCCATCGGTC
This sequence is a window from Candidatus Kryptoniota bacterium. Protein-coding genes within it:
- a CDS encoding CoA-binding protein; translated protein: MKEAIREFLNSKRIAVVGVSREPKKFGNSIYRGLKERGYEVIGVNPCLKDLNGEACYPNISALRGKIDGIVICISPEKVEPVLREAARSGMMNVWLQQGSETVESATLGKLLGLNVVAGKCILMYAQPVNGFHNIHRFFMKIFGKL